From Cryptococcus neoformans var. neoformans B-3501A chromosome 6, whole genome shotgun sequence, the proteins below share one genomic window:
- a CDS encoding hypothetical protein (Match to ESTs gb|CF185807.1|CF185807, gb|CF185806.1|CF185806), protein MEIKSGKTSMRRKQSNSFLQALGKPRQSLTSSSAPSTTHSSPPSASTLTLVADEFYSPTSENDSTSMSTRSMSVSTHGRAPESFTVPGGGRSSSQTYSIGGGKEKGKEAEGKNGVILRRPEDVYKVVRDRILSWSYMMEWYQGDAHWFNTVRISRTDIEQMLGYKHLETRARNYYALGISLSALFDIPASGDFLRALIKLLEEWESFCEGSTATKGVRSLFRGPRSGRRVTGSGSMMSDFGLAMDGSESFLLNFNLPFAPDFFQVHTTACSIVRDIYRKLLGMFLPPAPPSSLSNSSPSSRPLPKSVASLAHPSTVIHTARREPLPFANTKSPGANSLSTATFANQQGYYGAMSPTDDVGGQMENGGDALLAFIAGDVPGDRTLVGDGQKLTPQVSELFTKADAKLKKHFAILTREADGLAKRVIDDQINSLLFSLTPGSKAMKFDGATGLPANGSGHTTAATMGRTGHMEEDRMRDFGTI, encoded by the exons ATGGAAATCAAGTCGGGAAAGACAAGCATGCGCAGAAAG CAATCTAAT TCatttcttcaagctctaGGCAAACCACGGCAATCTCTCACATCCAGCTCGGCGCCTTCCACAACTCACAGCTCACCACCATCCGCAAGCACACTTACCTTGGTCGCCGATGAATTCTACAGTCCAACATCGGAAAATGATAGCACCTCGATGTCTACAAGGTCTATGAGTGTGAGCACACACGGTCGTGCTCCTGAGAGTTTTACAGTCCCTggaggcggaagaagtTCAAGCCAGACATACTCCAtcggaggaggaaaggagaagggtaaagaggctgaaggaaagaatggggtaATCCTTAGGAGGCCTGAAGATGTGTACAAGGTGGTTAGAGACAGAATATTGAGCTGGAGCTACATGATGGAGTGGTATCAAGG AGATGCCCATTGGTTCAATACTGTCCGCATATCCCGTACAGATATTGAGCAAATGTTAGGTTATAAACATCTCGAGACTCGAGCTCGCAATTACTACGCGCTGGGAATATCTCTTTCGGCTTTGTTCGATATACCTGCTTCTGGAGATTTCTTGAGAGCATTAATCAAGTTACTagaagaatgggagagCTTCTGCGAAGGTAGTACTGCTACAAAAGGAGTA AGAAGCCTGTTCAGGGGACCGCGGTCTGGTAGGAGAGTGACCGGGAGTGGATCAATGATGTCGGATTTTGGTCTTGCGATGGATGGTTCAGAATCATTTCTCCTCAACTTTAACCTG CCTTTTGCCCCTGACTTCTTCCAAGTGCATACGACTGCATGCTCCATTGTCCGCGACATTTACAGGAAGCTTCTTGGAATGTTCCTTCCCCCAGCACCTCCCTCATCCCTTTCAAATTCCTCTCCGTCATCACGTCCTTTACCCAAATCTGTTGCTTCTCTTGCACATCCTTCCACCGTCATCCATACTGCTCGACGGGAGCCGCTCCCATTTGCCAATACAAAGAGCCCTGGCGCAAATTCTTTGTCCACAGCGACCTTTGCCAATCAACAAGGGTATTATGGAGCTATGAGTCCTACTGATGATGTGGGCGGTCAAATGGAAAATGGCGGAGACGCGTTGCTGGCATTCATTGCTGGAGATGTGCCGGGCGATCGGACATTGGTTGGCGATGGCCAAAAACTGACGCCGCAAGTGTCAGAGCTATTCACAAAGGCTGATGCCAAACTTAAG AAACACTTTGCTATCCTTACTCGCGAAGCAGACGGTCTCGCCAAGCGGGTCATTGACGATCAAATCAATTCATTGCTATTTTCTCTTACGCCAGGAAGCAAGGCCATGAAGTTTGATGGCGCCACGGGTTTACCCGCCAACGGTTCAGGGCATACAACGGCGGCTACGATGGGCAGGACCGGTCacatggaggaggataggaTGAGAGACTTCGGGACAATTTAA
- a CDS encoding hypothetical protein (Match to ESTs gb|CF190884.1|CF190884, gb|CF189793.1|CF189793, gb|CF189093.1|CF189093) yields the protein MYTLTARSSLQMMRRTRNDDGKGKKMPHHCKSRGANHFRRDSPSLYNNYIFSFHKLQLSTTTPKMAADNMTQQNAAAPVEQQQETSGFFSSFVSYFVPTAHADDSEEEEKEEPAEEEEEEEEEDPEDIAPAIREECEKNACAEHVHHFAHCQEKVEAGEGFPGEDCVEEFFHILHCVDACAAPKIFKKLA from the exons ATGTATACACTCACTGCTCGTTCGTCCCTTCAAATGATGCGGCGGACAAGGAACGACGacggaaaaggaaagaaaatgcCACATCATTGTAAAAGCCGAGGAGCCAATCACTTTCGCCGGGATTCCCCGTCTCTCTACAACAACtacatcttctctttccacaaATTGCaactctccaccaccactccCAAAATGGCCGCCGACAACATGACACAACAGAACGCCGCTGCACCCGTCGAGCAACAGCAAGAGACCTCaggcttcttctccagcttcgTCTCTTACTTCGTCCCTAC TGCTCACGCCGACGACtctgaggaagaagaaaaggaggaacccgctgaggaggaagaagaggaggaggaggaggaccCCGAGGAC ATCGCCCCTGCCATCCGAGAAGAGTGTGAGAAAAACGCTTGCGCTGAGCACGTCCATCACTTTGCGCACTGCcaggagaaggttgaggcCGGCGAGGGTTTCCCGGGAGAGGACTGTGTTGAGGAGTTCTTCCACATCTTGCACTGTGTTGAC GCCTGCGCAGCCCCCAAGATCTTCAAGAAGCTCGCGTAG